Proteins encoded together in one Balaenoptera ricei isolate mBalRic1 chromosome 2, mBalRic1.hap2, whole genome shotgun sequence window:
- the GNPNAT1 gene encoding glucosamine 6-phosphate N-acetyltransferase has protein sequence MKPDETPMFDPSLLKEVDWSQNTATFSPAISPTHPGEGLVLRPLCTADLNRGFFKLLGQLTETGVVNPEQFMKSFEHMKKSGDYYVTVVEDVTLGQIVATATLIIEHKFIHSCAKRGRVEDVVVSDECRGKQLGKLLLSTLTLLSKKLNCYKITLECLPQNAGFYKKFGYTVSEENYMCQRFLK, from the exons ATGAAACCTGATGAAACACCTATGTTTGACCCAAGTCTACTCAAAGAAGTGGATTGGAGTCAGAATACAGCTACATTTTCTCCAGCCATTTCCCCAACACATCCTGGAGAAGGTTTGGTTTTGAGGCCTCTTTGTACTGCTGATTTAAATAGAG GTTTTTTTAAGCTACTAGGTCAGCTGACAGAGACTGGAGTTGTCAACCCGGAACAATTTATGA AATCTTTTGAGCACATGAAGAAATCTGGGGATTATTATGTTACAGTTGTGGAAGATGTAACTTTAGGACAGATAGTTGCTACAGCGACTCTGATAATAGAACATAAATTCATCCATTCCTGTGCTAAG AGAGGAAGAGTAGAAGACGTTGTTGTTAGTGATGAATGCAGAGGAAAGCAGCTTGGCAAATT gtTATTATCAACCCTTACTTTGCTAAGCAAGAAGCTGAACTGTTATAAGATTACCCTTGAATGTCTACCACAAAACGCTGGTTTCTATAAAAAGTTTGGATATACAGTATCTGAAGAAAACTACATGTGTCAGAGGTTTCTAAAGTAA